The DNA region AATAAGCTTAGAGAGCACTAATCCAGCCATAGTCCGCATAGGACCAGCATTCGAAAGATAATCTTTAGAAAACTTCAAAATCCTCAAAACAAGAGGAGCTAACTCAAGTTCACCGAGCTCATTACTACTGGCAATACTAGTATCAACAGAAGAAATATCAAACGGAACCAGAACAAGAATAGAAAGCCACAAAAGCATCACACATTTCGCCTCCATCTCTCCCTTACTTTCCTGCCTCAACGAGGTAACAGAATTCACGCCATGGCATTTCTCTAACAGAGAAACCGCAAGCTCTAAATCCGAAACTTGATGTGGAAAAAACTTAATAACCGCCTTGTAGCCGCAAACGGTAACTAATGTGTAAATAATAATACAGATCGGCTTTATtatttcaagaatttcatccgaTTCAAAACCTAATTCGATCGTTCGAGTACGAATAATTTGCATTAATGGAGAAACTATACTCTCCAGGTACGGCTCCAAAAGCTCACCCTGCTGCTGATACTTATCCatctgcataaaaaatattataataaaaattacaaaaagaaacaacaacaaaagttGGAGAGGAAGCGGAGAGTAGTACAATGGAGCGGATCTTGTGGACGGAGGAGAGATCGGAGACTTGTTGATTGGAAACAATGTCGTCAAGAAGGGATTTGACGAGTTTCCATTCCTGTAAGAAGTATTTTTGGAGAACTGTATCTTTGGAATCGTGCTCATCGTCTTCATCTACTGATTCCGATACCGGCATTTTAAAGAAGAGTCGGAACTTCTCCGGTTGCGGCAGTCTTTGTTGATATGGAAGAGAGGGAAGAGAAAGGAACGATTGAATTCCCGCCTGGATTTATTTAACACTGTCTTTGATCTAAAATGGAGAGTGGGTTTTACAAAtacctgtaaaaaaaaaatggtctatTGCGAGTGGTTGTACGTTGTGCTAATATTTGTTGTACACTGGTTAGTTAAAAAGGTAATAAAATGTTTCTAGGGTTTATAtcatttggattttattttaaaggtgcTGAAAGATCTGGTACGGTTATATGCAAACATTCATTCCGTGCACCCGCTCAGAGGGTGAGAATGGAACTCAAAAATTCCGTTGCCGGGACTTGAACCCGGGTCTCTCGGGTGAGAGCCGAGTATCCTAACCAACTAGACTACAACGGATTGGTTGAAAACATGATCtggtattatatttataaattatatttgttttttcttaattaacgAATTAATTTTCCaacattttaaataattcatgtGGAGAATATATATGCTAGCTCAATTGAGAgattacaatataaaaacaatcccTTTTCATGAATCTATTTTATTTCCATATGATATCTAGCCAAATATGTTAATTGAGGTATTGCTTCTAGCTCCTTAAAGCATGTAAAATACTTGCTTAAGATCTAGCTTGCTTTATGATCTTCATGGCATTGCTTCAAGTTTTGTTTAGGTCTTTACTAAGTTTGAGAACCGTTGTTTTATGGCACCATTAGCTTAGAGCTAACAAGCTAAATAAGATAGCTATATAATTAATTCTGGATAGACTTTGTGATTAAAAGtgtatttaaaaattgtttttcaaagtattttttactcgaaaatattaaagtaatattttttatttaaaaaaaatatattttttttatattaacatatagaaatattttttttttttatatataatatatatatatatatatatatatatatatatatattaattttaagcaatAAAAGCTGATGATGCTTATTTCTGTTATTACTGATTCTTGAATGTAATTTGTTTTACTTACACTTTGTATATAACTTCACAAGAAATTCACAGAACTCACACTCAAATGCCTCCTTTGAACACTTTCGTGCATACATCTATATTACACAATAAGAAATGTTGAACTGCAAAGTTTGATCCAGAAACATAAGCATAGCTTAATTACATCTAGACTTATGGCTTGTACTTTGCAGCATACCGGTGAAACAAGGCTAATGCATTGCTAGCAGTCTGAGCCACGTTCAAAACCTTGGCCTTAATCATGGCCCTTGACTTGTCCATATTCCTCCCCGGAAACCCATCCAAACATGTGCTAGCATCAGTCATGGCAGAGCTTACAAAAGTTTCAACATTACTTATGTGCCAAAAGACGTTATCACCTCCTTCAACATCTGGGCGTTCCAAGCGATGGAGCTCTCTAACTGATTGACTAAGTTGATCCACGCTATCACAAATTTGATCTAAGCAGTCTTTCATTGCTTGGTAATCCTTGGATTTCCTTGCCTCGAGCTCCTTCACCACTTTCAACATGAATGTTCTTGTTTGGAGGGCCTTGTATAGGCTCACGGATAAGGCAACTTGGGCTAGTTGCTGTGGAGTTTGTATTGTTATGTTTGCAGAGAATGATAGGTATTGGATGCACAGGGACGGATAAAGGGTCTTAGTGCACGCGTTTTCGATGTAGGCCCGAGATCGGGAGCGTCTTGGAAACCTAGCTGGTTTCTCCGCGCCCGTAATGCAAACTAGAGAGAGTAGTAGAAGCAGTATGAAAAGACTGAGACGAGCCATTAATGTTGAAGGTTTGTAGAATTGAGAGGGAAAGGAAATATGTCAAACACTGAGTTGAGGACATTAGGATGAGGTAATGTGTTCATATAAAGAGGCTGTCACATGCTAGAACTTCATCTACTTGATTTAATTACGTACACGTTACTTGTATTAAACCCAAATTATACTCAATTAGTCCTTGAAGAAAGCCTGATAGAAAAGAGGATCATGCTTATCTGGGTCGGTCAAATCATTAACACTAAACCTGCATCATCAAGAGTTTCTTAGATAGGCGGTAATGGAAAACAGACCTTAATACAAAGATAATGGTTATCTGAACCTCAATTTAACCATCAAACACTGGCACGGTTTCTCGGGAAGGAGCACGTTCATCTTGTTGGTTAATGTTTCAGGTTCTTTAAGTTTCTTATTGATTCAGAAAATCGGATCAACTTGACAGGAGGCCATATGATGATCCCTTCCATGTAACGCATTGATAAATCAAGTAAACTTTTTACTTGGAATGGCCAGAATTCGTAGGATCAACTGATTATCTGATCCCTGCCGTTGGATCAGTTGTACTAGAGAGGCTTCGGCGATGCCCGCGGCGGCCTGTCTGTAAACATGGCAATAGCGATTATTTATTGCCAACAAGAATCATAGACTAGGTCTTCCAGgaaattcaaaagcatttttaataATGTAGGGTCTTAAAGTCGTGTTCAATGGTGACGATACCTCGCAAACCATGTGCTACTGAGGATGAGTAATCTTTCGGCAAGAATCAACCACAAGCTCAATCAAATCCACTTTTTTTATTCTCCTGCGGATCCTCGAGCACATCTTATACTTGTTTTCCATTAATAGGATTATCTTACATTTTCGTCGATCCATCCCAGAGATGATACCACAATTCCAAGCAATACACACAAGTAAATAGCTCTGGTTTTCTCGTAACAATTTACTGATCATGAGACGGAGACAGATTGAGGGGCAGTGAGGATATGAAAGTTCATCTAATCTCATTCAACGAGAAATACAATTACATAGATTACGACATAATACAACGAAACACACCACATAAACAATACAACAAATATCTGTTAGGGTTTGGTAATTGATGAGGTGTGTCCCATATCCGCAGTATGGTAAACCCATCACGAGGTATTGTACCATATGGGTTTCAatgaatttaatcttttaagCGCCTTGCAGAGAGAAATGTCATTGGTGTCATATAAGCAACCAAAACCCTTGTTTCCTCACCGATGTTGAATAATAGCCTCATTAGAGCCCCTAGACAAGGAGCTTGGATAGAATACATTACTTGTTCTCACAGACAGTGTCAATTTATGAGATCTGTTCATATCTGCAGCATGGTAGGCCCACCATAAAGTATTGTCCCACATGACTTCTAGTGAGTTATATTCCTTAAAAGACGCCTCGCAATAAAAGAGATGTCCTCAGGCACTCGTTTCCTAATTGACGTGGAAAAATGGCCTCATCAGTAATCATTTATCAACCTTCACACCTGAGAGATAAACACGGCTCTTAATCACACAGTCTCCTATCCAAAAACCAGGCATAACCATTAGGCCAACCCTAGGCTTTGGATCATTTTCAcccaatttcaaattttttacaaCACTAAATTTCCATATAAACCTCTGAGAATTAACTCACTTCCTCTCATAACTTGGAAGACCTTGACATTTGGGTCAAAGGAATAAGCAAGCCTGTGAGAAAGCCTGATAGAAGGGCGTTCTTGGATGCCATCCCCTTTTTATATAGTTTCGCTGATCTAAATTTCCAAAGAATGAAGCCTCCAACTTTGGGTGAACCACCACCAGGTACTTGCTCGTGCAAAATTTCCCAAAAACAGAATTTGGGTTCTGACATAGCATGTCTAAAGGATCCATTTCCCTCGTAGCAAGAAATTGATGAAAGAAACTCTCCCTGGAAACTGCCCCGCCGTCTGCTTTCCGTCTGctttaattgagaatttctcGTGATGAAACCCACTGAacattctttgagatatatgagACTCAAATGCATACTATTTGTGAGCTCCCTTTGCATAAACAACGTTGGATTCAATGGAGTTAGCTGCGACATCAAGATCCCACCCAGCTGCTTTCATCATATTGATCAATGGTTTAGAAAAATTATGAATGGTTTTGAATGCAGTTTCTATGGCAGATGTGAAGAGCTCTGGGGTCCGATCCACAGAATAAAAGTCATTTTCATCTCCAGAACCCTCTGATTCTTTGGTTGACAAACCCCTGAGCTTAAGATTCTTTTCCAGTTCTGCTCGTTTCTGGCTTGCTTCCTTAATCATCTGCTCAAACTGAAGAATCTCAGAATCTTTATTCTGGATTTCAGTTGGAATTTTTCACCATAACCTCGTATGTTTTGAGCAGGCTCAGTTGTTCTTGGATCTCTGCAGCTAACCGAGAGTCCTGAGGAGAAACACATATTGGTTTGGGGTTATTTTCCCTGTAGATATGCTTGAACTCGGATAGATTTTTCAGCTCAGAAATTAGAACTTTGTCAGAAGCTTGTATTTTATCAGGATCATAGGGAGTATGAGCAGCTtgtaaatattttggatatcaAGGCTTGTCCAGCTTCTGAATTTTGATTTGCAGAATCTTCCATGGGTTGAGGGTGGACCTTCTGACAGCTGTTCTCACAGGTTGATTATCTTTCAACGCAGTGGGCTGCATATCTACTTTCAATGGATGGGTAGTCTAGTAGGATTCTTTCTGAAAATACACCAGTGTGGCACAACCTGCAAACTCCCACAAAAGCGTGGATAATATCCAAGACTATCAACAAGGCAAGAAAGCAGAACCCAAGCAATCCCCAGCAACACATGCTAAATCCAAAATAAGCCTAAAATAAGTCCAAATTAACAAAACTCTGGCTCATGCCATTGAGCAAACTGAATGGAGAATGCTATGTTTGCACATGATGCAAGAGCAATCTCGTGAGCAGTGATCACACATCACATCACACCAAAGAGTTTATGTGAAATGACAAAAATGTTTAATAAATacattcaagaaaacaaaatcttgcTTCTCGTTGCTTGCAACACTCCAAATTCACAAGATGATACCCCAAACATTGTTAATGAAACTTTAAAGGGTGAAACCCGTAGAAGTATAAGCAGCAAGTATCCACGGATTGAAGAAACCAAAGATGTCATGAGGTGTTTATCAACATGACCCCAACAGGACAAGAGAGTCAGGAATGCCAGTATACCACACACCATcacattttctttcaataaaagaTTGTGTGTGGTGGGAGTTGTAACTAAAACTCTTACCAAAACGCCAGATTGATCGGAGGCAAAtcccaaaaacaaattgattagAAGGAAAACTTTCTGTGCTCGACAGTTGAGCCCAAAGAATCAGGAGCCCAGACACACGACACCAACTAAAACCTTAATATTGTTAGAGAACTAAAATTATGGATCCTGATGATGCATGAAAGATCTGATACCGTCTCAGTTCTTGAATACTCAATCTGATTGCAGGACCTTTTTCTGGCACAACCAACTAAAATATAAGGATTTTAATAGCtagtttggataaaaaaatattagctcgAGTTTGGGAGCAAAACTAAAACTGACAAAAAAGTAGGAAGTGCgtgaaagaataagaaaagacCACCGAGCATCCATCCAAAAATCCCTTATTATCAAAGAAAAGCTCTTAGAATCACATAATGCCATCTATAGAAGAATTTTCAAAGTCAGTCCACCCTTGAAAACAAGTCGATTTTCAATAACTCACTTGTTAGTCCATCCTAAAACGCAACAACTCACTTGACAAAAGTCAATCCTTATTGTTTGATTTCACCccagataattaattaataatttaatattaatcaaaatatatgtaAGCTAATTCctagtaattaataaaaaaaaaatcattccgaAGAAACTTGCAGTATGGAGTGGAGATTCAAACTTTACATATATTATGAGCTTGCAATGACTCACTTAACTAATGTGAATCTCAGTAGAAACTTGCCGAGTAAACTCAAGATTCGAACTCTATTTATATTATGTGCTTGCAATATATATCCTATGTGCATATCTTATAGTTAGAGAATATTTGAGTCTAAAACTCCAAAAATGGCATGCATTCCCAATATGTGCATATGCTATAATAATCAACTTGATTCAGACAAAGGCAAGTCACAGCATGGAACAACATTTGACTCGTCAAAAGAACATGCTTCGAGCCCAGGTAGAGAAATCCGTAcataaaaatacacaaataacCAGAATTATAAGATTATAAGTTCAAATCTAGCACTTTCACTCTTTCAcgaaccaaaacaaaaacactctTCAAAAACACTCATACCAGTTCCCATTTTTGGGCCTTAGAATTATATTTCTCTTCACTTGATTGCTTAAATGGAAATCGAATGAGAAAAAATTCATCCGAAtcatgaataaattaatattcttgcTTTATCTATATTTACTtactaattaaaaatcaatcattttggCAACTCATAACATGCATGATAACTATAGCAGAGCGATTTAGAAATataatggtgattttttttaaaaaaaaatattttttatttagaaatatattaaaatattatttttttaaataatactatataaaaaaattttcattttaaaaaacatggtttaaaaagtaaaaacattcTCAAACATTACATGTTTTCGaaaggacacaaaaaaaaaaatgcacctgGAAGTAGGTGACGTCAGTTCCCACTTTCGGGATGGTTAGTTCGTCGATTTGCCTCTTGACTCGGCAAATCACCATAATTGACGACAGACGTCATCACTCTCCCTGTCTTTTGTACTTTCCTCCAGACCGCTCCTTTTTCAGTTCAATAGACAAATCTACCCTTCATTTCAATAAagcttgtttgtttgtttgtttattttccaCATTCGATGCCCGCCCGTAAGTATCTTTTATCCAATATTCTTTTCCTTGTCaacataaatcaaattttaacttTATATTGGAAAACCAAATCTCCTCTATAGTTGcactctatctttttttttccctttaattattatgttaatttttgtttaaattaccTTTACCAAAAACtctgaaaaatacaaaatgttAGCTATTCagcattataaattttttaaataaaagaattgttatatttaattttttttaatcatataaataatattcgAAATACATTATGTATTATCTGAATAGGATAAATAGATAAGTTTATTGTATGATCCAtgtaaaagcataaaaaacaagAGCAGAATAATAAGAGTGgttaatttatgataattaaCCTTTTAACATATTGAATAGTTGATTAAATAGACCATGTATAAACGAAGTCTATTtaacacatttttttaaaaatttaaccattatagaataatcttttttttttttatgtaaatggCATTTAGATGATAAATTTAATCTCAATATACACAAATGTCGAATCATCCACTGTTAGCCAATCACTTGTTACTTGAAAAATCAATAAGAGAAGTGCCCATTCTTGCCAAGGATGATAGAGTCTTTTCAATTCATAAACTCGACGAGTGCCCGAATCATTGTagcaaaatcaaacaaacattcATTCTGAaccatattatataataaaataaatccaatatCGCACCAACCGGCATtacctatttattattattattgttattaataataacaataataaaaaaaaaaaacagatcataCTCCAGCATAGGAATTCTGAACGGCCATTTCTCCTTAAATAAGCGCCAACTCCCCAAATCCCTTAGCTGATTCTTCTGCTAATCACTGTTTCCTATCGGTAAACATAAACCATcaccttctctttcttttactGCTGGAGTAATTGAAATCGTGCTAGAATTTTGATGATCaagattttgttaattaatcttTGGATTTAAATTGTGATTAGTATGAGAATCGGTTTAGGtgattaaattttagtttttgtttttgcagatATGAGAGGAATCCATTACTTGTCAAAGCTGAAAGCTGCAAATCTCCCTCCCGAATTGCTAGAAAAAGGCCAAAATCGGGTCATCGATGCTTCTCTCACGCTTATTCGCGAGCGCGCTAAGCTTAAGGTATACTTATAATTATCTTAATTGCAATTAAATaacttgtaattattttatacattCGTTTATTCTCACAGGGAGAACTCTTACGCGCATTAGGAGGTGTTAAAGCATCTGCAACGCTTCTTGGAGTTCCTTTGGGACACAATTCATCGTTTCTTCAAGGTCCGGCGTTTGCTCCTCCGCGTATTAGAGAGGCCATTTGGTGTGGCAGCACGAATTCGAGCACCGAAGAAGGTTGTGAGAAcagtctctttttttattattctgctTATTGTTGGATTGTTTCTGAAGGGGTCCGATTTGATTGATGatgttaattttgattaatgCTGAGATAGGAAGCTTGGCTGCTCGCAGGTAAAGAATTAAACGATCCGCGGGTGCTAACTGATGTTGGTGATGTTCCGGTTCAAGAAATACGAGATTGTGGTGTGGATGATGATAGACTGATGAATGTTATTAGTGAATCGGTCAAGCTAGTAATGGAAGAGGTGACTGCTTTTATCTTTGGGATAATTACAAAATCTCTTgtttttaataacattttacATCCTGGACATtgcattttgtttgattttttttattaacattctTTTGTTTGATCTAGGATGGaaaatgtaatttataaaaatatataatttataaaagcaTGGAGGAAAAGTAAAGTTCAGATCAACCTACGAGGGTTTTTGtaattgtcctttttttttattaccatttaCTATTTTCTAATTTTGCAGTTCAGCATCTGTTCCGAGAATCAAGTTAATTTCTGTGTTCCACGTTTAATTTGTATGGTATCAGTGATTCTGATAAGTGGGAAATTTTAGGAATTTTGAGAAGTTTTTATCTGAATGAATGTCAGAGGctaagaaaatgaagtttttcaACTTGTTTGATGAACTCTTTCAGGACCCATTGCACCCGTTAGTCTTAGGTGGTGACCACTCAATATCTTTTCCTGTGGTCAGAGCTGTCTCTGAGAAGCTTGGGGGGCCTGTTGATATTCTTCATCTAGATGCCCATCCTGACATCTATCATTGCTTTGAAGGAAACAAGTATTCTCATGCTTCTTCGTTTGCCCGAATCATGGAAGGTGGTTATGCCCGGCGGCTTTTGCAAGTATGTGTGTATGTCTCAATATGCTTTTCTGTGTCTCATGTTTCATGGTTAATTTAGCATATATTTCTACTTTCAAGCTGTGGTGTTAACTTTCTTGGTTCATGTAATTTATGTTTGAAGCTAGAATTGATTATGATATGATAAATACCCAATTCAAAAGGTGTATATTGGTGATATCCCTTTAAACCTTCCAGTGTGATTGTATTACAAAAGCTTCTGGTTATTGCAATATCAGAGGTTCTTAAAGTTGAGGGAAATGATATGTATTTCTGGCTCATTGTTTCAAAAGTTACAAGTGCATCTATTGTTTGCACCCAAGATTTTGAGGTGTGAAGATAGCTGATATTTTCTTAATGTTATATTGATGAGTTTGAATGCTGACTTTAGGTGGGTATCAGATCAATAACAAAAGAAGGGCGTGAGCAAGGCAAACGGTTTGGAGTAGAGCAATATGAAATGCAAACCTTCTCAAGGGATCGGCAGATGTTGGAAAATCTGGTCTCACTCTCTCCCTCCCCCCACACGTGCGCACACACGACATATACATGTAAAAGTTGGTTTAGGGATTTAACACGTTTTCATTTATGGTCTGTTCTTGGACAGAAACTAGGGGAGGGTGTAAAAGGTGTGTATATCTCAATTGATGTGGACTGCCTTGATCCTGCCTTTGCTCCTGGTGTATCTCATATTGAGCCTGGTGGTCTTTCTTTCCGTGATGTTCTCAACATTCTCCACAACCTCCAAGCTGATGTTGTTGCAGGAGATGTGGTTGAATTCAATCCGCAACGTGACACCGTTGATGGAATGACTGGAATGGTTGCTGCTAAGCTGGTAAGGGAACTGGcagcaaaaatttcaaaatgatgTTACAGTTCCCTATTGAGATGTTCCAAAGTTAATTAGTCCTTGCTCTCGACTCATAAAGTTTGAGCAAGTGGCCCCAAGATTCCATCATACAAAATTTTCCACCCTCTTTTCAAAGGCATCACCGGAGGAATTGCTGAACACTGACCTTCAAGTGAGATATCTCTCTCATGTCACTCTAGTTCTCTGGTTGCTACAAAAttttggtaataattattttgtattccACACCAGGCGTATTTTTGTACCTCTTCTCATGATTGAAAGTAAAAGAAGACTAATATTTTCGAGTTCAATATTGCTTCCCGTTATCTTCTTGCGTGTAAAATAGTTAAATCTTGCATTTTGTCGCTCAAAGTGAATGTCAGATGTTGATGTTAGG from Populus alba chromosome 14, ASM523922v2, whole genome shotgun sequence includes:
- the LOC118041323 gene encoding pectinesterase inhibitor 9 → MARLSLFILLLLLSLVCITGAEKPARFPRRSRSRAYIENACTKTLYPSLCIQYLSFSANITIQTPQQLAQVALSVSLYKALQTRTFMLKVVKELEARKSKDYQAMKDCLDQICDSVDQLSQSVRELHRLERPDVEGGDNVFWHISNVETFVSSAMTDASTCLDGFPGRNMDKSRAMIKAKVLNVAQTASNALALFHRYAAKYKP
- the LOC118041322 gene encoding LOW QUALITY PROTEIN: protein GRAVITROPIC IN THE LIGHT 1 (The sequence of the model RefSeq protein was modified relative to this genomic sequence to represent the inferred CDS: inserted 7 bases in 4 codons; deleted 2 bases in 2 codons; substituted 1 base at 1 genomic stop codon) is translated as MEDSANQNSEAGQALISKIFXQAAHTPYDPDKIQASDKVLISELKNLSEFKHIYRENNPKPICVSPQDSRLAAEIQEQLSLLKTYEVMVXKIPTEIQNKDSEILQFEQMIKEASQKRAELEKNLKLRGLSTKESEGSGDENDFYSVDRTPELFTSAIETAFKTIHNFSKPLINMMKAAGWDLDVAANSIESNVVYAKGAHKXYAFESHISQRMFSGFHHEKFSIKADGKQTAGQXSRESFFHQFLATREMDPLDMLCQNPNSVFGKFCTSKYLVVVHPKLEASFFGNLDQRNYIKRGWHPRTPFYQAFXHRLAYSFDPNVKVFQVMRGSELFSEVYMEISVVKNLKLGENDPKPRVGLMVMPGFWIGDCVIKSRVYLSGVKVDK
- the LOC118041321 gene encoding arginase 1, mitochondrial, which codes for MRGIHYLSKLKAANLPPELLEKGQNRVIDASLTLIRERAKLKGELLRALGGVKASATLLGVPLGHNSSFLQGPAFAPPRIREAIWCGSTNSSTEEGKELNDPRVLTDVGDVPVQEIRDCGVDDDRLMNVISESVKLVMEEDPLHPLVLGGDHSISFPVVRAVSEKLGGPVDILHLDAHPDIYHCFEGNKYSHASSFARIMEGGYARRLLQVGIRSITKEGREQGKRFGVEQYEMQTFSRDRQMLENLKLGEGVKGVYISIDVDCLDPAFAPGVSHIEPGGLSFRDVLNILHNLQADVVAGDVVEFNPQRDTVDGMTGMVAAKLVRELAAKISK